TGTTCGTTCTTTACGCCTTCATGAAATGGGCTTAACCTGCCAGCGAAACGCCTTAGCTTATCTTTACCGCATCATGTTCAGCAAAGTACTTCCCGCCCTTTTTTACGCTCTGTTTGCGATCTCAACAGCGCTTGTTGCTCAAAACGAATCACATCCGAAGCTCGTGATAGGAATGGTGGTAGATCAAATGCGCTACGACTACCTCACCCGGTACGAGGCGCACTATTCCGAAAACGGTTTTAAGCGCATTCTTCGAGATGGATTTGATTGCCGGAACCTGCACTACAACTACGGCCCCACATTTACCGGGCCAGGGCATGCATCCATCTTTACCGGGACCACGCCGCGTTACCATGGCATCATAGCCAATGATTGGTACATGCGCGACGAGGGTCGCACCATGTATTGCTCCGAAGACCGGTCGGTGCGCTCTGTGGGACAACAAAGCCCCAAAGGACAGATGTCGCCGCGCAACATGATTGCCACTACCGTAGCCGATGAGCTGAAACTTCACAGTGCAGGAAGATCCAAAACCATTGCTATTGCCATCAAAGACCGCGGCGCAACCCTTTCCGGAGGCCATACTGCGGACGCGGCCTACTGGATGACCGACCAATGGATTACCAGCTCCTTTTACATGGAATCCCTGCCTCAGTGGGTGCAGGATTTCAACGAAAAAATGATGGACTTTGTGCCCGACGTATGGGAACCCCTCAAACCTATTGAATTATACATAGAAAGCGCACCCGATGACAACCCCTGGGAGCATGCATTTCGCGGCAAAGACAAGCCTGTTTTTCCATACAATCTGAAAGAACTCAAGCAAGAAAACGGTGGAATCAACATGATTAAATCCACTCCATTTGGAAACACCATCACCACCGCCCTGGCCCGTGAAGCCATTCTGAACGAGCAACTCGGGAAAGGTGAAGTAACCGATTTTCTCACAGTGAGTTATTCATCGCCGGATTACCTTGGGCATATGCTCGGTCCTCAAGCTGTGGAAATTCAGGACAACTACATGCGCT
Above is a genomic segment from Cryomorphaceae bacterium containing:
- a CDS encoding alkaline phosphatase family protein, giving the protein MFSKVLPALFYALFAISTALVAQNESHPKLVIGMVVDQMRYDYLTRYEAHYSENGFKRILRDGFDCRNLHYNYGPTFTGPGHASIFTGTTPRYHGIIANDWYMRDEGRTMYCSEDRSVRSVGQQSPKGQMSPRNMIATTVADELKLHSAGRSKTIAIAIKDRGATLSGGHTADAAYWMTDQWITSSFYMESLPQWVQDFNEKMMDFVPDVWEPLKPIELYIESAPDDNPWEHAFRGKDKPVFPYNLKELKQENGGINMIKSTPFGNTITTALAREAILNEQLGKGEVTDFLTVSYSSPDYLGHMLGPQAVEIQDNYMRFDLELGEFLNFLDEQFGEGNYLFFLTADHGGGWVPAQLKELGVPAGYISGKLILSAAREHITERFGIKNAIDNYSNEQFFLNLGAIETSGHSAAQIARELADFVRRFEGIAEAYTAWDFRTHEYTQGMVHLMQNGYNHKRSGDVILITEPAWMEYGSKGTTHGSPWNYDTHVPALFFGWGVKPGHTDERLSITDIAPTVSSLLRISFPNAATGKPIRAITEH